In the genome of Pempheris klunzingeri isolate RE-2024b chromosome 3, fPemKlu1.hap1, whole genome shotgun sequence, one region contains:
- the fbxo8 gene encoding F-box only protein 8, with the protein MGQALWKLPPRQQQQLQEELADRLADRGGGGRGEQGRDGGPQRRAPQHCYGPDIYHLLRTRMGGKEQHGFIDLEMLPPELGITILSYLNATDLCLAGCVWQDLGNDEYLWQGLCKSTWGHCSIYNRRLPAGFSYRRLYLQLDEGSLTFNANPQEGIGYFMSKGILVDHPTELAKFIFYTRRLNWKMLRIYLDERRDVLDELVTLHNFSNQFLPNALRDFFRHIHAPEERGEYLETLITKFSHRFCTCNPGLVRDLGLSPDAVYVLCYSLILLSIDLTSPHVKNKMSKREFIRNTRRAAHNVSDDFVGHLYDNIYLIGHVAA; encoded by the exons ATGGGTCAGGCACTGTGGAAGCTGCCTCccagacaacagcagcagcttcaggaaGAGCTCGCCGACCGACTGGCtgaccgaggaggaggaggaagaggagagcaag gAAGAGATGGAGGTCCCCAGAGAAGAGCCCCCCAGCACTGTTATGGACCTGACATCTACCATCTGCTGAGGACACGCATGGGGG GTAAAGAACAGCACGGTTTTATAGATCTGGAGATGTTGCCGCCTGAATTGGGCATCACCATACTGTCCTACCTGAATGCTACTGACCTGTGCCTGGCCGGCTGTGTGTGGCAGGACCTGGGGAACGACGAGTACCTGTGGCAGGG GCTGTGTAAGTCCACATGGGGACACTGCTCCATCTACAACAGGAGGCTCCCCGCTGGCTTCTCCTACAGGAGACTCTACCTGCAGCTAGACGAAGGCAGCCTGACGTTCAACGCTAACCCACAGGAG ggtaTCGGTTATTTCATGTCTAAAGGCATACTAGTGGATCATCCCACCGAGCTGGCCAAGTTCATCTTCTACACCAGACGGCTCAACTGGAAGATGCTGAGGATCTACCTGGATGAGAG gcgGGATGTCCTGGACGAGTTGGTGACCCTCCATAACTTCAGTAACCAGTTCCTCCCCAACGCCCTGCGAGATTTCTTCAGACACATCCACGCcccagaggagaggggggagtaCCTGGAGACCCTCATCACCAAGTTCAGCCACAGGTTCTGTACCTGTAACCCTGGTCTGGTCCGGGATCTGGGCCTCAGTCCTG ATGCCGTGTACGTGCTGTGCTACAGTCTGATCCTGCTGTCCATCGACCTGACCAGCCCCCACGTCAAGAACAAAATGTCTAAGAGGGAGTTCATCAGGAACACTCGCCGAGCGGCACATAACGTGTCGGACGACTTCGTAGGCCACCTCTATGACAACATATACCTGATTGGCCACGTGGCTGCCTAG